The Deltaproteobacteria bacterium genome contains a region encoding:
- a CDS encoding 30S ribosomal protein S1 — protein MENKSNRPDRSVGADEGGQAGPIATGRNEDDFAKLYEESIEVPEEGQIIHGVVIKVLKEYVAVDINRKSEGMLPLEELPPEEAAALVPGKRIDIMVERYDSEQGFVLLSRSKVLKIRVWDDLQKAFDEGTAVPGSIVAKVKGGFTVEIGVKAFLPGSQVDIRPVRDNDSVVGLAGKFKILKFSRKKANVVVSRRAALEEERESQKKGILEKIQEGDTVEARVKNITDYGVFMDLGGLDGLMHITDMSYGKVTHPSDICKVGEPLKVKVIRFDREKGRISLGLKQMKSDPWLDIETRYAAGGRARGRVTNITKYGAFIELEEGVEGLLHVSEMSWSKKLRDPSEILKAGDTVDVVILRVEKEHKKISLGLKQLLVNPWDELRAKHPEGSTVEGVVKNITDFGVFVDVGSEIDGLVHVSDISWNQRVKHPSEMFKKGDRVQARVLKIDPESQKFSLSIKHLTLDPWTGIEARFRKGDVVNGKATRVADFGVFVELADGVEGLVHISELSREKVESPGSLFKPGDEIGAVVLSVDRANKKISLSIRSYHDDLDRKNMESYMSRSSEPSDNLTVLGEALRAKLKINSE, from the coding sequence ATGGAAAACAAATCGAACAGACCGGACCGGTCCGTGGGAGCGGATGAGGGGGGACAGGCCGGCCCGATCGCAACCGGCAGGAACGAAGACGATTTCGCGAAACTGTACGAGGAAAGCATCGAGGTCCCCGAGGAAGGCCAGATCATCCACGGCGTGGTGATCAAGGTCCTCAAGGAATACGTCGCGGTCGACATCAACCGCAAGTCGGAAGGGATGCTTCCCCTCGAAGAGCTTCCGCCGGAAGAAGCCGCCGCGCTGGTCCCGGGCAAACGCATCGACATAATGGTGGAACGTTACGACTCCGAACAGGGGTTCGTGCTCCTTTCACGTTCCAAGGTCCTCAAGATCCGCGTGTGGGACGACCTCCAGAAGGCTTTCGACGAGGGGACCGCGGTACCCGGTTCCATAGTGGCCAAAGTGAAGGGCGGATTCACGGTGGAAATAGGCGTCAAGGCCTTCCTTCCCGGCAGCCAGGTGGACATCCGGCCGGTGCGCGACAACGATTCCGTGGTGGGACTTGCGGGGAAATTCAAGATCCTCAAGTTCTCCCGGAAGAAGGCGAACGTCGTCGTGTCCCGCCGTGCGGCGCTTGAAGAGGAGCGCGAGTCCCAGAAAAAAGGGATCCTGGAGAAGATCCAGGAAGGCGACACCGTGGAGGCGAGGGTCAAGAACATAACCGACTACGGCGTATTCATGGACCTGGGCGGGCTCGACGGGCTGATGCACATAACCGACATGAGCTACGGCAAGGTGACGCACCCCTCCGACATCTGCAAGGTCGGCGAACCGCTCAAGGTCAAGGTCATCCGGTTCGACAGGGAGAAGGGAAGGATTTCCCTCGGGCTGAAACAGATGAAGTCCGATCCGTGGCTCGACATCGAAACCCGGTACGCGGCAGGCGGGCGCGCCAGGGGAAGGGTCACCAACATCACGAAATACGGCGCCTTCATCGAGCTCGAGGAAGGGGTCGAAGGCCTTCTGCACGTCTCCGAAATGTCCTGGAGCAAGAAACTGAGGGACCCCTCCGAGATCCTCAAAGCCGGCGATACGGTCGACGTAGTCATCCTCCGGGTGGAGAAGGAGCACAAGAAGATCTCCCTCGGCCTGAAGCAGCTCCTTGTCAATCCGTGGGACGAGCTGCGCGCGAAGCACCCCGAGGGGTCCACGGTGGAAGGGGTGGTGAAGAACATAACGGACTTCGGCGTTTTCGTCGACGTCGGCAGCGAGATCGACGGGCTGGTGCACGTATCGGACATTTCCTGGAACCAGCGCGTGAAACACCCCTCGGAAATGTTCAAGAAGGGGGACCGGGTGCAGGCCCGCGTCCTCAAGATCGATCCCGAGTCCCAGAAATTTTCCCTGAGCATAAAGCACCTCACGCTGGACCCCTGGACGGGAATCGAGGCGCGTTTCCGGAAGGGCGACGTCGTGAACGGAAAGGCGACCCGCGTGGCGGATTTCGGCGTGTTCGTCGAGCTGGCCGACGGCGTCGAGGGGCTCGTGCACATATCGGAGCTGTCGCGCGAGAAGGTGGAAAGTCCGGGTTCCCTTTTCAAACCGGGAGACGAGATCGGAGCGGTCGTGCTGTCGGTGGACCGGGCCAACAAAAAGATCTCCCTCTCCATCCGCTCCTACCATGATGATCTGGATCGGAAAAACATGGAATCGTACATGTCCCGGTCTTCCGAGCCGTCCGACAATCTGACGGTGCTGGGCGAAGCGCTACGAGCGAAGCTGAAGATCAACAGCGAGTGA